Proteins encoded within one genomic window of Pygocentrus nattereri isolate fPygNat1 chromosome 9, fPygNat1.pri, whole genome shotgun sequence:
- the LOC108412365 gene encoding cadherin-like protein 26, whose product MRKLTLALFFAVYICSVAVHSRIRQKRAWIIDSFNIEEENPGPFPYLLGTIELDKKYIVNFGLHGSGVDKEPKEVLKIDQKNGQIWVHKKVDYETFQLLKLTFEATNVSNNKVDTRLGVEVRILDINDHAPVFSPPHYQATVDESTAQGQVVATMMAKDGDDSQTPNGTFSFNIISVTPKTDNVEFFLEPTGASITGRIFFRGCLDYEKAKKYTIVVEAKDHGDKVQLSSTSTVTMNIIDKNNHFPEITGQTGPGRVKERESGVEVLRVQVADKDSPGSQAWKAKYTIHGDKEKYLKIETDPKTNEGVITVLKAMDYEEQTSRNVSISVANEVPYFSCEITGRPAKRLWDVKTFNEGPDKSLPGFPKLYPVTIAVEDVNDPPEFVPPVRKVGIMENTKLGTHLCTLEAKDPDKTFASKFHFTKGEDVDNWITVDPETGEVFTSKVLDRESPLLKNSSYSVILYVVDNGEPPMTGTGTLIIQVGDLNDNLPILEVNTLGMCLSDEATMTNITAVDLDLPPYSSPFTYELLGDVKGKWSIDPTSGTTVHLVKENTVYSGVHELQIKVSDNQGLSLTQNLSVTVCDCTSTPNCHLRRSSGAQMGSAAVSIMIFAFLLLLAILLMAFLISCKHEKKMIMTDDEPGWRLLESNIETLGTDCKVPAKITQVESIQTLKAKPNLISTHDGISKQEVIQQNHQKDYYDSTFQKEQLLKRSLQRNSTRRSYRSYHSSMDQVKRNYSIYSVDDFQLRQNLLTQIDQKLFQLQAPGEELGDYEPHCYAYEGEPMIDPQLDAISLPENDFNPNVLTNLDWQFNKLASICRPDLMS is encoded by the exons ATTGAACTAGACAAGAAATATATAGTCAACTTTGGGCTGCATGGCAGTGGTGTTGATAAAGAGCCAAAAGAAGTTCTGAAAATCGATCAAAAAAATGGCCAGATTTGGGTGCATAAGAAGGTCGACTACGAGACTTTTCAATTGCTCAAG TTAACATTTGAAGCAACAAATGTCTCCAATAACAAAGTGGACACAAGGCtcggggttgaggtcaggatccTGGACATTAATGACCACGCCCCAGTCTTTAGTCCACCTCACTATCAGGCTACTGTGGATGAGTCTACAGCTCAAG GTCAGGTAGTAGCAACAATGATGGCCAAAGATGGGGATGACTCACAAACTCCAAATGGAACCTTCTCCTTCAATATCATCTCTGTTACTCCCAAAACGGACAATGTGGAGTTTTTCCTTGAGCCGACTGGAGCATCGATTACAGGAAGGATTTTTTTTCGAGGCTGTTTGGACTATGAG aaagcaaaaaaatataCCATTGTGGTGGAAGCCAAGGATCATGGAGATAAAGTGCAGCTCTCCAGCACAAGTACTGTGACAATGAACATTATTGACAAGAATAATCACTTCCCAGAGATCACAGGTCAAACA GGCCCTGGTAGGGTAAAGGAACGAGAAAGCGGAGTGGAAGTCCTGCGTGTGCAAGTAGCTGAtaaagacagtccaggttcacaAGCCTGGAAAGCTAAATACACAATTCATGGAGATaaggaaaaatatttaaaaatagagACGGACCCCAAAACTAATGAAGGAGTGATAACAGTTCTAAAG GCAATGGATTATGAGGAGCAAACTTCAAGAAATGTGTCAATCAGTGTGGCAAATGAGGTGCCATATTTCTCCTGTGAGATCACCGGACGTCCTGCTAAGAGATTATGGGATGTAAAGACCTTCAATGAGGGGCCTGACAAAAGTTTGCCAGGCTTCCCTAAGTTGTATCCTGTCACCATTGCTGTGGAGGACGTGAACGACCCTCCAGAGTTTGTACCACCTGTTAGAAAAGTGGGGATCATGGAGAACACCAAACTAGGAACCCACTTGTGCACTCTTGAAGCCAAAGACCCTGATAAAACCTTTGCCAGCAAGTTTCA TTTTACCAAAGGAGAAGATGTAGATAACTGGATAACTGTAGATCCAGAAACTGGGGAAGTATTCACATCAAAGGTTCTGGACAGAGAATCACCCTTGTTGAAGAATAGTTCCTACAGTGTGATCCTCTATGTTGTGGATAATG GTGAGCCTCCTATGACAGGGACAGGAACCTTGATCATCCAAGTGGGAGATCTGAATGATAATCTGCCCATACTTGAGGTGAACACACTGGGTATGTGTTTATCGGACGAGGCCACTATGACAAACATCACTGCTGTGGATCTGGACCTGCCTCCATACAGCAGCCCCTTCACCTACGAGCTCCTGGGGGATGTTAAAGGGAAATGGAGTATTGACCCCACCAGTG GGACAACTGTGCACCTGGTGAAAGAGAACACTGTCTATTCAGGTGTTCACGAGCTTCAGATCAAAGTATCAGACAACCAGGGCCTTTCCCTGACACAGAACCTCTCAGTCACTGTGTGTGACTGCACCAGCACACCAAACTGTCATCTACGCAGATCTTCAGGTGCCCAGATGGGCAGCGCTGCTGTCAGCATCATGATTTTCgcgtttcttcttcttctag CTATTCTTCTTATGGCCTTTCTGATCTCCTGCAAGCatgagaaaaaaatgatcatGACAGATGACGAACCTGGGTGGCGTCTCCTCGAGTCCAATATTGAGACTCTTGGCACAGACTGCAAG GTTCCTGCCAAAATCACCCAAGTGGAGTCCATCCAGACCTTAAAGGCAAAGCCCAATTTGATATCAACACATGATGGAATTTCAAAGCAGGAAGTCATACAACAGAAT CACCAGAAGGATTACTATGACAgcacttttcaaaaagaacaGTTGTTGAAAAGATCTCTGCAGCGG AACTCCACAAGACGCTCATATAGAAGTTACCACTCATCGATG GACCAAGTGAAGAGAAACTACTCTATTTACAGTGTAGATGACTTTCAACTCAGACAAAACCTGCTCACTCAGATTGATCAG AAGCTTTTCCAGCTTCAGGCGCCAGGAGAAGAGCTTGGTGACTATGAACCTCATTGTTATGCATATGAAGGAGAACCCATGATTGACCCTCAACTGGATGCCATCTCCCTCCCTGAGAATGACTTCAATCCAAATGTTCTCACAAACCTGGATTGGCAATTCAACAAGCTGGCGAGCATCTGCAGGCCTGATTTAATGTCATAG